Proteins from one Fuerstiella sp. genomic window:
- the dnaE gene encoding DNA polymerase III subunit alpha yields the protein MISDTENPAVLPAVGARPFAHLHCHTHYSLLDGVNRIPMLVDRVKEMGMNAVAITDHGNLYGAIEFHRSCRSRDVNPIIGYEAYVAPGRRTDRSATRQKEAQSHLTLLAMNRIGFDNLIQMASAAYLEGFHYKPRIDRELLKEHSEGIICLSGCVSSELSKLLLAERTNEARQLAEWYSQVFGDRFFMEIQDAGFEIQRQCLELTVDLATEMGLPLVATNDAHYLTRDDAKVQDVMLCVNTRRTRNDPGRMKMSNDGLYVCSPNEMYSAFPGLEDAVARSQEIADRVDIQLHDRKLYPVFHPPENKTDTQYLKDLCNARMYERYGDKLTQEHWDRLEYELSIIESKGYASYFLIVWDFVEFARRNGIPCGARGSACGAIVAFLLRLGDVCPLKYDLLFERFLDPSRNEPPDIDIDFCRDRRQMVIDYTKEKYGEMNVAQIGTHGTLKARNAIRDVGRALDVPLPRVNDLAQMVPDELNIKLADALNKSVDLQTAYDSDPVARELLDYAMAVEGLARSTGTHAAGVVVSDVALNEVVPLQKITGKQDIITQWDGPTIEDIGLLKMDFLGLRNLTILDRAVHNVQRTHPEFSLDDVKNNLTDPETFALLQRGQTRGVFQLESGGMRDLLTKMKPDCFEDIIATSALYRPGPLEGGMILEYVEVKHGRKEPRKVHPVVDDILQETYGVMVYQEQVMRILNRVGNVDLASAYKCIKAISKKKQSIIDSFHDDYLRGAKTNDIPVALADELWNLIVAFAGYGFNKSHSTAYGLIAYETAYLKAHYPVEFMAALLSCGMESTERISEHVEESRRQKLEVLPPNVNRSEVEFGIDSGRITFGMGAIKGIGEGALHTIVHERNENGPFKHIFDLTERLDSKSLTKSALEALIRAGALDDLPGSRAQQMEVVERAIQAGISRQRDRASGQMSLFGGDDDVADEEEVTVSFPDVPDWTHSQKLTMEKETLGFYLTSHPLSRHSRRIATYSRTTTQDLADVDDGESVTVTGLVSSVRIATSKKTNSNGQNRYANFDLEDPSGIIRCIAWPTDYSRFEGLIKSENIVVIQGRVDRRGREPNLIVNRMFSLDEADREFTSQVAIKFEQGLHTRDDIESVHRVLRKHPGSTGVVLVVDSKNPAGDSDQDENRSSQRLRYILTTGTGCEVSVSADFRRELIESIGEQFFEFKTARL from the coding sequence ATGATCAGCGATACGGAGAATCCTGCGGTTTTGCCTGCGGTCGGCGCGCGCCCCTTTGCACATCTGCACTGCCATACCCATTACAGTCTGCTGGACGGGGTTAATCGCATTCCGATGCTCGTGGATCGTGTCAAAGAAATGGGGATGAATGCGGTTGCCATCACAGACCATGGAAACCTGTACGGGGCCATTGAATTTCACCGGTCATGCAGAAGTCGTGACGTAAATCCGATTATCGGCTACGAGGCTTATGTGGCGCCGGGGCGACGGACGGATCGCAGCGCGACACGCCAAAAAGAAGCACAGTCGCATCTAACGCTTCTGGCAATGAATCGCATCGGATTTGACAATCTGATTCAAATGGCTTCAGCGGCCTATCTGGAAGGGTTTCACTACAAACCGCGAATTGACCGGGAGTTGCTGAAGGAACACAGCGAAGGCATCATTTGTCTGTCCGGCTGTGTTTCCAGTGAACTCTCCAAACTCCTTCTGGCCGAACGAACCAATGAGGCACGTCAGTTAGCTGAGTGGTACTCACAAGTGTTTGGAGATCGCTTTTTTATGGAGATTCAGGACGCTGGGTTTGAAATTCAGAGGCAGTGTCTGGAGCTTACTGTCGATCTGGCTACCGAAATGGGGTTGCCACTTGTTGCCACCAACGATGCGCATTACCTCACTCGCGACGATGCCAAAGTGCAGGACGTGATGCTTTGTGTAAATACACGCCGCACTCGTAATGATCCTGGCCGAATGAAGATGAGCAATGACGGGCTCTATGTGTGCAGTCCGAACGAGATGTACAGTGCATTTCCGGGACTTGAAGATGCTGTCGCACGATCACAGGAAATTGCCGACCGGGTCGACATTCAGCTTCATGACCGAAAACTGTATCCGGTTTTTCATCCGCCTGAAAATAAAACAGATACGCAGTATTTGAAAGATCTCTGCAACGCGCGGATGTATGAACGGTACGGAGACAAACTGACACAGGAGCACTGGGATCGACTGGAATATGAACTGTCGATTATCGAATCCAAAGGATATGCCAGCTATTTTCTAATCGTCTGGGATTTCGTTGAATTTGCCCGGCGCAATGGAATTCCCTGCGGAGCCCGTGGTTCGGCGTGCGGAGCGATCGTGGCATTTCTGCTTCGGCTGGGAGATGTCTGCCCGCTTAAATATGACCTGCTGTTTGAACGCTTTCTGGATCCCAGCCGTAATGAGCCACCGGACATTGATATTGATTTCTGTCGTGACCGTCGTCAGATGGTTATCGACTACACCAAAGAAAAATACGGTGAAATGAATGTCGCCCAAATCGGAACGCATGGCACATTGAAGGCCAGAAATGCAATTCGTGATGTGGGCCGGGCGCTGGATGTTCCGCTTCCCCGCGTTAACGATCTGGCTCAAATGGTTCCGGATGAGCTGAACATCAAACTTGCCGATGCACTTAACAAAAGTGTCGATTTGCAGACCGCCTACGACTCAGATCCGGTCGCACGTGAATTGCTGGATTACGCCATGGCGGTGGAGGGCCTTGCGCGGAGCACCGGAACACATGCAGCCGGCGTCGTAGTCTCAGATGTGGCACTCAACGAAGTTGTCCCGCTGCAGAAGATCACCGGTAAACAGGACATCATTACTCAGTGGGACGGACCAACGATTGAAGACATTGGCCTGTTGAAAATGGATTTTCTGGGGCTGCGAAATCTCACCATCCTTGATCGAGCCGTTCATAATGTGCAGCGAACACATCCTGAATTCAGTCTTGATGACGTCAAAAACAATCTGACAGATCCGGAAACGTTTGCGCTGTTGCAGCGCGGTCAAACCAGAGGGGTTTTTCAGCTGGAATCGGGTGGTATGCGGGACTTGTTGACCAAGATGAAGCCCGACTGTTTCGAAGATATCATTGCGACGTCGGCTCTTTACCGTCCGGGACCTCTGGAAGGGGGAATGATCCTGGAATATGTCGAAGTCAAGCATGGACGCAAAGAACCTCGCAAGGTTCATCCGGTAGTCGATGACATCCTGCAGGAGACCTATGGTGTGATGGTCTACCAGGAACAGGTGATGCGAATTCTGAATCGTGTCGGTAACGTGGATCTGGCCAGCGCTTATAAATGCATCAAGGCAATCAGCAAGAAAAAACAGTCGATCATTGACAGCTTCCATGATGACTATCTCAGGGGAGCAAAAACCAATGATATTCCGGTGGCACTTGCTGACGAACTGTGGAATCTGATCGTCGCGTTTGCCGGCTACGGATTCAACAAGTCTCACTCCACCGCATACGGATTGATTGCCTATGAAACGGCGTACCTCAAGGCTCACTATCCGGTTGAGTTTATGGCGGCGCTGCTGAGCTGCGGGATGGAAAGCACCGAACGAATCAGCGAGCACGTCGAAGAATCCCGCCGTCAGAAACTGGAAGTCCTGCCACCGAACGTAAACCGCTCTGAAGTTGAATTCGGTATCGACAGCGGCAGGATCACGTTTGGGATGGGAGCCATCAAGGGCATTGGTGAAGGTGCGCTGCATACGATTGTACACGAAAGAAATGAGAACGGTCCTTTCAAACACATCTTTGATTTGACAGAACGCCTTGATTCAAAATCACTGACGAAAAGTGCTCTGGAAGCCCTGATCAGGGCTGGTGCGTTAGACGATCTTCCTGGAAGTCGGGCTCAGCAGATGGAGGTTGTAGAAAGGGCAATTCAGGCCGGGATATCACGGCAGAGGGACCGGGCGAGCGGGCAGATGAGTCTGTTCGGCGGCGATGATGATGTGGCCGATGAAGAAGAGGTGACAGTCAGTTTTCCCGACGTTCCTGACTGGACGCATTCACAGAAACTGACGATGGAGAAAGAAACACTGGGTTTCTATTTGACATCTCATCCACTGAGCCGTCACAGCAGAAGAATAGCGACGTATTCACGGACAACAACACAGGACCTGGCAGATGTGGACGATGGTGAATCTGTGACAGTGACCGGACTGGTGAGTTCCGTCCGAATTGCCACGTCAAAGAAAACAAATTCCAATGGTCAAAACCGCTATGCTAATTTCGATCTGGAAGATCCATCCGGAATTATTCGCTGCATTGCCTGGCCGACTGATTATTCGAGATTTGAGGGGCTGATCAAATCCGAAAATATCGTTGTCATCCAGGGGAGGGTCGACCGTCGCGGACGTGAGCCAAATTTGATCGTGAACAGAATGTTCTCTTTGGATGAAGCCGATCGTGAATTCACATCACAGGTGGCCATCAAATTTGAACAGGGGCTGCATACGCGCGACGATATTGAGTCGGTCCATCGAGTCCTCCGGAAACATCCTGGGTCTACCGGAGTGGTCCTGGTTGTCGACTCGAAGAACCCTGCCGGTGACAGTGACCAGGATGAAAACAGGAGCTCTCAACGACTGAGGTACATTCTCACCACCGGCACCGGGTGTGAGGTCAGCGTGAGTG
- the ispD gene encoding 2-C-methyl-D-erythritol 4-phosphate cytidylyltransferase encodes MADFAVILPAAGNSSRFRGFDHKKPFVSLDGLPVWKRTVQAFARRQDVKQILLILPGSDLAGFTRQFGDGLSGVELISGGVSRSESVLNGLQAVRESCEFVAVHDVARPLIRSAVIDAVFAATVKTGAAIPGVPVTSTVKRVSEASCVESTVDRSNLVLAQTPQGFSRGLLLEAFRQVGEKLQEFTDESSIVESLGHPVTVTDGAWDNIKITTAADFQLAQRILAGRASSS; translated from the coding sequence ATGGCTGATTTTGCCGTAATTCTTCCGGCTGCAGGAAACAGCAGTCGCTTTCGTGGCTTTGATCACAAAAAACCGTTTGTCAGTCTGGATGGATTGCCTGTATGGAAACGGACGGTGCAGGCTTTCGCCCGACGGCAGGATGTCAAACAGATTCTGTTGATACTCCCGGGGTCAGATCTGGCCGGATTCACTCGTCAGTTTGGTGACGGTCTGTCTGGTGTTGAACTGATAAGCGGCGGGGTCTCGCGATCGGAGAGTGTGCTCAACGGTCTCCAGGCCGTGCGCGAGTCATGTGAATTTGTTGCGGTCCATGATGTGGCCCGACCGCTTATCAGGTCCGCCGTTATTGATGCGGTTTTCGCTGCGACCGTCAAAACAGGTGCTGCGATTCCCGGTGTCCCGGTGACCAGCACAGTCAAACGCGTCAGTGAAGCCAGTTGTGTTGAATCCACAGTCGATCGATCGAACCTGGTGCTGGCTCAGACGCCCCAGGGGTTTTCACGGGGGCTGCTACTGGAAGCATTTCGTCAGGTCGGTGAAAAGCTACAGGAATTTACGGACGAATCTTCGATCGTAGAATCACTTGGACACCCGGTCACGGTGACCGACGGAGCCTGGGATAACATCAAAATCACCACCGCGGCGGATTTTCAGCTGGCACAGAGAATTCTGGCGGGGCGTGCGTCATCATCCTGA
- a CDS encoding redoxin family protein, which produces MKPFHSRNESQTAERVASEPVPCNLSPRQVEDMYEVAPKYSSLIHPPHRGPLLLISGLITLLWNVSSCVYASEFTIGNQLPEVSGLIGIDGMEWSSKSQADAKVLIVVFTCNKCPYSVDYEDRLNALHSQCVDSDGKVRLLVVNSNTGRNESLPEMTKRAKQKQFRFVYVKDGDQSFARSVGAVYTPECFVFDQDRHLVYKGALDDSTTETKVKVNYVNDAVSAVLAGVPVRKPKAGARGCAIRFKRHRPENRKP; this is translated from the coding sequence ATGAAGCCATTCCATTCCAGGAATGAGTCCCAAACGGCAGAACGAGTTGCTTCCGAGCCGGTACCGTGCAATCTGTCACCCCGACAGGTCGAGGATATGTATGAAGTGGCTCCGAAATATTCCTCTCTGATTCACCCGCCGCATCGAGGTCCGCTTCTTCTGATATCCGGCCTGATCACACTTCTGTGGAACGTTTCCTCGTGTGTTTACGCCAGCGAATTTACAATTGGGAACCAACTGCCCGAAGTATCAGGGCTCATCGGCATCGACGGAATGGAATGGAGTTCGAAGAGTCAAGCAGACGCAAAAGTGCTTATTGTCGTATTTACCTGCAACAAATGTCCCTATTCCGTTGACTATGAGGACCGACTGAATGCGTTGCACAGTCAATGCGTCGATTCAGATGGAAAGGTCAGGCTCCTGGTTGTGAACAGCAACACCGGTCGGAATGAGTCTCTGCCGGAAATGACGAAGCGTGCGAAACAGAAACAATTTCGATTTGTGTACGTCAAAGACGGTGACCAGTCCTTTGCTCGATCCGTGGGAGCAGTTTACACCCCGGAGTGTTTTGTGTTTGATCAGGACCGGCATCTGGTCTACAAGGGGGCTCTGGACGATTCCACCACGGAAACCAAAGTGAAAGTGAATTATGTCAATGACGCCGTCTCGGCGGTACTCGCCGGCGTTCCTGTCAGAAAACCCAAAGCCGGGGCCCGGGGCTGTGCGATTCGATTCAAACGGCACCGTCCAGAAAATCGCAAACCCTGA
- the rsgA gene encoding ribosome small subunit-dependent GTPase A, with product MAKKRSGDSKRRRSGRRKVRVDIRRNKQTRPRRQNLTQDMLTDADSAADAENTERLSGKGHLSRRRTIITDAENDESFCVTDVNGCLNGRVLSFTGLNCIVQSDSDGRKFECTLRGVLRTMARESRNAVVTGDRVRFRPEGDVYQGVIEQVEPRHGTLARHSQGKEHVLVANIDQILIVASAASPELKTNLIDRYLVNAEVNEIPAVVCINKVDLVDINVLQSVTSLYSRLGYRIVLTSAVNGHGIDELRTLLSHRETAVSGQSGVGKSSLLNTVDHSLNLETSDISNWSQKGRHTTRRTHLLPLESGGWVADTPGIRQFTLWDLGLEEIDGFFAEFRSFIPYCRFPDCSHIHEQQCGVKDAAADGLIAQIRYDSYVRMREEDAAHRKAPPSDPLT from the coding sequence ATGGCAAAAAAGCGATCCGGAGATTCCAAACGCAGAAGATCCGGCCGACGCAAAGTCCGTGTGGATATCAGGCGCAATAAGCAAACGCGTCCCCGCCGTCAGAACCTCACTCAGGATATGCTCACTGATGCGGACTCCGCTGCTGACGCTGAAAACACGGAGCGTCTGAGTGGCAAGGGCCATTTGTCACGGCGTCGGACAATCATCACTGATGCTGAAAATGACGAGTCATTCTGCGTAACAGACGTCAATGGTTGTCTCAATGGTCGGGTGCTGAGCTTCACGGGGCTCAACTGTATCGTGCAGTCAGACAGCGATGGTCGAAAGTTTGAATGTACTTTGCGCGGTGTCCTGCGGACCATGGCCCGGGAAAGTCGAAACGCCGTTGTCACCGGTGACCGAGTGAGATTTCGGCCGGAAGGCGACGTGTACCAGGGAGTGATTGAACAGGTTGAGCCGCGGCACGGAACACTGGCGCGACATAGTCAGGGAAAGGAACACGTGTTGGTCGCCAATATCGACCAGATACTGATCGTCGCCTCGGCCGCGAGTCCGGAACTCAAAACGAACCTGATTGACCGCTATCTCGTCAACGCTGAGGTGAATGAAATCCCGGCTGTCGTCTGTATCAACAAAGTCGATCTGGTGGACATCAACGTATTGCAGTCAGTGACTTCACTTTACAGCCGACTGGGATATCGCATCGTACTGACAAGTGCCGTCAACGGTCATGGGATCGATGAATTGAGAACACTTTTGTCCCACCGTGAAACAGCAGTGAGTGGACAAAGTGGAGTCGGCAAGTCGTCTCTGCTGAATACCGTCGACCACAGTCTGAACCTGGAGACATCAGACATCAGTAACTGGAGCCAAAAAGGTCGACATACGACCCGTCGAACTCATCTGCTGCCACTAGAGTCAGGTGGCTGGGTTGCCGACACTCCTGGGATTCGACAATTCACGCTTTGGGATCTCGGCCTTGAAGAAATTGACGGATTCTTCGCTGAATTTCGCTCATTCATCCCGTATTGCCGATTTCCGGACTGCAGTCATATCCACGAACAGCAGTGTGGCGTGAAGGATGCTGCGGCCGACGGACTCATCGCTCAGATACGTTACGACAGCTATGTACGTATGCGAGAGGAAGATGCTGCGCACCGAAAAGCACCGCCGTCAGATCCACTGACATGA
- a CDS encoding RtcB family protein — translation MNTRQLQKLGIPGYSLRIAVIAVQQLISQKKLSRSEIKARLSQVVQNPCLFTADPVLDALAKSLQDHRPAAAQPPISCERWGSMIDDATLQQMNAACKIPGAVAAAVMPDAHVGYGLPIGGVLALDNAVVPYAVGVDIACRMKLSVLDTPSESIDNRFVHYRRALEQGTVFGIGGEHKKPQEHPVLDANWNVSDITRRNRDKARRQLGTSGSGNHFVEFGIVTVTERSQELNLEPGLYTGLLSHSGSRGTGASVCSTYSAIARRQMPHKWEHLGHLAWLDMDSHEGQEYWAAMSLMGDYASAGHDVIHRLVVQLLGGEVILAVENHHNFAWKETHRGRETIVHRKGATPAGQGVLGVIPGSMADPAYVVRGLGNTSSLNSAAHGAGRIMSRRAARSRFSYPTVRNTLKKRGIHVLSAGPDEVPGVYKNIEQVMAEQSDLVEPIARFDPKIVRMCGDGTSRPED, via the coding sequence ATGAACACTCGACAGCTGCAAAAACTGGGGATCCCCGGATACAGCCTCCGGATCGCTGTCATTGCCGTTCAGCAACTGATTTCGCAAAAAAAACTGTCGCGTTCTGAGATCAAGGCCCGACTGTCCCAGGTGGTTCAGAACCCGTGTTTGTTCACTGCCGACCCGGTTCTGGATGCCCTGGCAAAGTCGCTTCAGGACCATCGTCCGGCTGCTGCACAACCGCCGATTTCCTGTGAACGCTGGGGAAGTATGATCGACGATGCCACACTTCAGCAAATGAACGCCGCCTGTAAAATCCCCGGCGCTGTGGCCGCCGCTGTCATGCCTGACGCTCACGTCGGTTATGGTCTGCCGATCGGCGGAGTTCTGGCTCTGGACAACGCGGTTGTCCCCTACGCAGTCGGTGTTGACATTGCCTGTCGAATGAAACTGTCTGTACTGGACACACCGTCAGAGAGTATTGACAACAGGTTTGTGCATTATCGGAGAGCCCTGGAACAGGGAACCGTGTTTGGTATTGGAGGGGAACATAAAAAACCGCAGGAACACCCGGTTTTAGACGCCAACTGGAACGTCAGTGATATCACACGCCGGAACAGAGACAAAGCGAGGCGTCAACTGGGAACATCCGGATCGGGCAACCATTTCGTAGAGTTCGGTATTGTGACAGTAACAGAGCGATCACAGGAACTGAACCTGGAACCAGGGCTATACACCGGATTACTGAGTCACAGTGGAAGCCGAGGTACCGGGGCCTCAGTGTGCTCCACCTATTCAGCCATAGCCCGTCGGCAGATGCCGCATAAGTGGGAACATTTGGGTCATCTCGCGTGGCTGGACATGGACAGCCATGAAGGGCAGGAATACTGGGCGGCCATGAGCCTGATGGGTGATTACGCGTCTGCCGGACACGATGTGATTCATCGTCTTGTCGTCCAACTGCTTGGGGGTGAGGTCATTTTGGCCGTGGAAAATCATCACAATTTTGCGTGGAAGGAAACTCACCGCGGCAGAGAGACCATCGTACATCGAAAAGGGGCCACACCTGCGGGGCAGGGCGTACTCGGGGTGATCCCAGGATCAATGGCCGATCCGGCATACGTTGTCCGCGGTCTCGGAAATACTTCCAGTTTGAATTCGGCGGCCCATGGAGCCGGCCGAATCATGTCCCGCCGGGCAGCTCGCAGCCGATTTTCATATCCGACAGTACGCAACACTCTAAAGAAACGAGGCATTCACGTCCTTTCTGCGGGTCCCGACGAGGTCCCTGGAGTCTATAAGAACATCGAACAGGTGATGGCTGAACAGTCGGATCTGGTAGAACCGATAGCCCGATTTGATCCTAAGATTGTCAGGATGTGCGGGGACGGGACCAGTCGCCCTGAGGACTGA
- the serA gene encoding phosphoglycerate dehydrogenase has product MNILNSSDGIETVVKPNLTPEQLKQALQNVDGIVVRSKSRLGRDILEGQQSLKVIVRAGVGVDNIDLEAATRAGILVMNTPTGNTTSTAEHTVAMMLALSRNIGPAAASMRAGKWDRKMFQGTQVSGKTLAVIGLGRIGICVAQRARALEMQVVGYDPFLSEERAREHGIELHRDVDEIVRVADYLTVHTPLTDETRGIIDAQRLAAMPKGARIINCARGGIIDEPDLADAIESGHIAGAAIDVFTQEPPADRRLIELPQVLSTPHLGASTDEAQEMVAVEAAEIMAGFLIRNEIRYAINMAPVSAAEMEDLRHYMGLSYRLGLLSSQMIRGQALQSADIDFRGEAGDKNTRLLKSIFTTGLLEGALDACVNLVNASSAARERGISITESASGDSDNFASLISVKLKTDQKEFSASGTIFGNRFQRLVRLGRYPLEAFLDGTLLIYRHRDMPGLIGFIGTILGRHNVNIANMTLGRQNSDAGGDSVAVLNLDSEPSQQALSEIEQHAEVTGVEIVRLPAADAFPSWLGG; this is encoded by the coding sequence ATGAATATTCTCAACAGTTCGGACGGTATCGAGACGGTTGTGAAACCGAATTTGACACCGGAACAGCTCAAACAGGCTTTGCAAAACGTGGACGGCATTGTTGTCCGCAGCAAGTCCAGGCTGGGACGAGACATCCTCGAAGGCCAGCAATCCCTGAAAGTAATCGTCCGTGCCGGCGTGGGAGTCGACAACATCGATCTGGAAGCTGCGACCAGGGCCGGAATTCTGGTGATGAATACACCCACCGGCAACACGACCAGCACCGCAGAACACACGGTAGCAATGATGCTGGCACTGTCTCGTAACATTGGTCCGGCTGCGGCCAGTATGCGAGCCGGCAAGTGGGACAGAAAAATGTTTCAGGGAACACAGGTGTCCGGTAAAACACTTGCAGTCATTGGTCTTGGACGCATTGGAATTTGCGTGGCACAACGGGCGCGAGCCCTTGAGATGCAGGTAGTGGGATACGATCCTTTTCTGTCCGAAGAACGCGCTCGTGAACATGGCATCGAACTGCATCGGGATGTTGACGAGATCGTCCGAGTCGCGGACTACCTGACAGTCCACACGCCACTCACCGATGAAACCCGGGGCATCATTGACGCACAACGCCTCGCTGCAATGCCAAAAGGGGCCCGAATTATCAACTGCGCCCGCGGAGGAATCATTGATGAACCCGATCTCGCCGATGCCATTGAATCGGGACACATCGCGGGAGCGGCCATCGATGTCTTCACCCAAGAGCCTCCGGCAGACCGACGTCTGATCGAACTTCCCCAGGTACTGTCGACGCCTCATCTGGGAGCGTCAACGGACGAAGCTCAGGAGATGGTCGCCGTGGAGGCAGCAGAGATCATGGCCGGATTCCTGATTCGCAATGAGATCCGATATGCGATCAACATGGCTCCTGTATCCGCTGCGGAAATGGAGGATCTGCGGCACTACATGGGGCTGAGTTATCGCTTGGGACTGCTGTCATCCCAAATGATTCGCGGACAGGCGCTGCAGTCGGCCGATATTGATTTCCGCGGAGAAGCAGGCGATAAAAACACGCGACTGTTAAAAAGTATTTTCACGACCGGATTACTGGAAGGTGCTTTGGATGCCTGTGTCAATCTGGTCAACGCATCGTCCGCTGCCAGGGAACGCGGGATTAGTATCACGGAATCAGCCAGTGGTGACAGTGATAATTTTGCTTCGTTGATCAGTGTAAAACTGAAGACTGATCAAAAGGAATTCTCAGCATCCGGTACAATATTCGGCAACCGATTTCAGCGTCTGGTCCGTCTGGGACGCTATCCGCTTGAGGCTTTTCTGGACGGCACTCTGCTGATCTATCGTCATCGCGATATGCCTGGACTAATCGGTTTCATCGGTACAATCCTAGGTCGACACAATGTCAATATTGCCAATATGACACTGGGGCGTCAGAACAGTGACGCTGGCGGAGACTCTGTGGCAGTCCTGAATCTGGACAGTGAACCGTCTCAACAGGCCCTCAGTGAAATCGAGCAACATGCTGAAGTGACCGGCGTCGAGATCGTGCGGCTGCCGGCTGCGGACGCCTTCCCGTCGTGGCTCGGAGGATAA
- the ilvB gene encoding biosynthetic-type acetolactate synthase large subunit, with the protein MSTVQKSTEMISGAEIMIEMLIRQKAEFCFAYPGGASMPLHQALRKYRDQIRTILPRHEQGGSFAAQGIARSTGRAGVCMATSGPGATNLVTGIADAKLDSVPLIAITGQVPQKFIGKDAFQETPMVEVCRGITKHSYMITDIRDVARIGKEAFYVATTGRPGPVLIDFPKDIQQAELPKEEVDFDPPFKLPGYRPEVRKALPEQVAQVIAAIKRSKKPVFYVGGGCILGDATDEFRELALRTGIPVAMTVMGLGAFPGDHEQSLHMLGMHGTVYSNFAVEESDLLLAFGVRFDDRVTGKFEEFAKHGKIVHIDIDPSELHKNKEAHIPIVADLKEALSALNQTLTDDDIPELSDWHAKISGWKKKYPLSYGDSGNEIQQQYAIEELYNQTRDKNPYIAVGVGQHQMWTAQYYKFNKPRRFLSSSGLGTMGFGLPAAMGVQAAFPDSLVIDIDGDGSFQMNIQELATLHCENLPVKILLLNNQHLGMVTQWEDRFMDGRRAHTYLGPVDHPEALGEGDGSMPTHTYPDFVQIAEAYQVKSRRVRSKQEYPEALAEMLNHDGPYLLDVICIYQEHVLPMIPTGGTVSQIIIK; encoded by the coding sequence GTGTCAACGGTTCAGAAATCCACTGAAATGATCAGCGGCGCCGAGATTATGATCGAAATGCTGATCCGGCAAAAAGCTGAGTTTTGCTTTGCATATCCGGGCGGTGCCAGCATGCCTTTGCATCAGGCATTGAGAAAATATCGCGATCAAATTCGCACCATCCTTCCTCGTCATGAACAGGGTGGTAGTTTTGCTGCACAGGGGATCGCGAGATCGACCGGCCGTGCGGGTGTCTGCATGGCAACCAGCGGTCCGGGTGCCACAAATCTGGTCACCGGAATCGCTGACGCGAAACTGGACAGCGTTCCTCTGATTGCAATCACCGGCCAGGTTCCTCAGAAATTCATTGGAAAGGATGCGTTCCAGGAAACGCCAATGGTGGAAGTCTGTCGCGGGATTACAAAGCATTCCTATATGATCACCGACATTCGTGATGTCGCTCGAATCGGCAAGGAAGCCTTCTATGTCGCCACAACGGGCCGTCCCGGCCCCGTACTCATCGACTTCCCCAAGGATATTCAGCAGGCTGAACTGCCTAAAGAAGAGGTGGATTTCGACCCTCCGTTCAAGCTTCCCGGATACCGACCTGAAGTTCGCAAAGCGCTACCGGAACAGGTGGCTCAGGTCATCGCAGCGATCAAACGTTCAAAAAAACCTGTGTTCTATGTCGGTGGCGGCTGCATTCTCGGCGATGCCACTGATGAATTCCGTGAATTGGCACTGCGGACCGGAATCCCGGTGGCAATGACGGTAATGGGGCTGGGTGCTTTTCCCGGTGATCACGAGCAGTCACTGCACATGTTGGGCATGCACGGAACTGTTTACTCTAATTTCGCCGTAGAAGAATCCGACCTGCTGCTGGCATTCGGTGTTCGATTTGATGATCGTGTCACCGGGAAATTCGAAGAGTTCGCAAAGCACGGTAAAATCGTCCACATCGATATTGATCCGTCAGAACTGCATAAAAACAAAGAGGCTCATATTCCGATTGTGGCTGATCTGAAGGAAGCACTGTCTGCACTGAACCAGACTCTGACCGATGACGACATCCCGGAACTGAGCGACTGGCACGCGAAAATATCAGGCTGGAAGAAAAAGTATCCACTGAGCTACGGTGATTCGGGCAACGAGATTCAGCAGCAGTACGCCATTGAGGAACTCTACAATCAAACCCGTGATAAGAATCCTTACATCGCGGTCGGGGTGGGACAGCACCAAATGTGGACTGCGCAATACTACAAATTCAATAAACCACGACGATTCCTGAGCAGTTCGGGGCTCGGCACGATGGGCTTCGGCCTGCCTGCTGCTATGGGAGTTCAGGCCGCTTTTCCCGATTCACTGGTGATTGACATCGACGGTGACGGTTCGTTTCAAATGAACATCCAGGAACTGGCAACCCTGCACTGCGAAAATCTGCCGGTGAAGATCCTGCTGCTCAATAATCAGCACCTTGGGATGGTGACGCAGTGGGAAGATCGTTTTATGGACGGTCGCCGTGCTCATACGTATCTGGGCCCGGTTGATCACCCTGAAGCTCTGGGAGAAGGAGACGGCAGCATGCCGACACACACCTATCCCGATTTCGTACAAATCGCTGAAGCGTATCAGGTTAAATCCCGACGAGTTCGCAGCAAACAGGAGTATCCTGAAGCACTTGCAGAAATGCTGAATCATGACGGTCCCTATTTACTGGACGTGATCTGCATTTATCAGGAACACGTACTGCCAATGATCCCAACAGGCGGTACTGTGAGCCAGATCATCATTAAATAG